In the candidate division WOR-1 bacterium RIFOXYB2_FULL_36_35 genome, TTGATGGAAGATCCTCTTTGGGAGAAATTTCAGAAGACATAATGGCTTAATTTTTCTCTCTGGTGTAAAATGTTTGTAATGCAGGAAATTTTGATAATTGATGATGAAAAAGATATTGTTTCCGCAATAGAATACAATCTTGTAAAAGATGGGTTTAAAGTTTCAAAAGCTTTTGACGGCCATAACGGGCTAAAGCTTGCAAAAGATAAAATTCCGCAGTTAATTTTACTTGATCTTATGCTTCCTGGTATCCCAGGGCTTGAAGTTTGCAAAATATTAAAAAGCGATCCTAAAACCAAAGAGATCCCTATAATTATGCTTACAGCAAAAGTGTCTGAAACTGATAAAGTAGTCGGGCTTGAGCTTGGAGCCGATGATTATATTACAAAACCTTTTAGCATGAGGGAGCTTTTGGCTCGAGTAAAGGCAATTCTCAAAAGATATGGAAAAGAAGACCCTCTTATTTATTCTCCTATTATCAGATTTTCTAATCTTGAAATAGACTCAGAAAAACATGTCGTTAGAGCTTTGAATAAAGAACTTGAATTGACTGCAAAAGAGTTCGACCTTTTAAAATATTTTGCCGAAAA is a window encoding:
- a CDS encoding DNA-binding response regulator, which encodes MQEILIIDDEKDIVSAIEYNLVKDGFKVSKAFDGHNGLKLAKDKIPQLILLDLMLPGIPGLEVCKILKSDPKTKEIPIIMLTAKVSETDKVVGLELGADDYITKPFSMRELLARVKAILKRYGKEDPLIYSPIIRFSNLEIDSEKHVVRALNKELELTAKEFDLLKYFAENEGRVLNREKLLDKVWGIDVAIETRTVDVHIRRLREKLGKVGSYIHTLRGVGYKFEAKR